The following nucleotide sequence is from Apium graveolens cultivar Ventura chromosome 4, ASM990537v1, whole genome shotgun sequence.
tgaTTGTTTTTATTTAGTATGAGACCCACAAATAACTTGCGACTGAATAAGATAGTACGACAGAATAAGAACTTATGACACATGTATTTATGACAGTTTTTTTCCATCACAAAGTCGGTCAATTGCGACAGATTCTTTGTATTTATTCTATCGCAAAACCCCTTCCTCTTGTAGTGTGAACTCAATGTTCCCGTGGTTCCAACATTTAGGGATGTCTATGCATGCTAATCTTGGAGTAAAGCTAAAAACATTATGTATGTGCATATAAGAATGTAAACATTTATCGTAAATAAATTTTAATGAATCTACAATACAAATTCCAAACTTCACATATGAGACAGAGTGAtacaagaaattcaaaaaaaatgCTAATATATGTAGTACATATTTCTTGAGGAAAAAAGATCAATTAAATCTTCTCAGGTGAAGCCTAGTTAATTGGATGGTGGTGGTGAGAAGAAAGGAATTGAAGGAATTGCATGCATAGTAGTTGGTTTAGAAGTAGGGATGGAAGGAAGATGAGGTAGTGTTAGTTTTGGGAGGGTCGGCATCGTGGGGATTGGCATAGATGGAACCTGTGCGCTTGGCAAAGCTGGGATCGTAGGCATCGAAATAGCGGGAAGAGGTGGAAATGCGACCTTGGGTAGCGTAGGCATGGCTGGTAACGGAGGTAATGCAGTATTGGGCAGGGACGAGATTGTAGTCATTGGGGGCAAGGTAGCGGAGGGACTATTCTGCAAGAGATGCCTTGCTCCAAGACTCATACAAATTATTCTATTATACACACATGACCACTAAAGGGCTTCAAATTGGGGCTATAGACTGTAATTCGTGTCCGGCAAGGCTGCTCGCAAGCACCTCTAACTCGAACTTGCGAGCACCTCGAACTCGAACTCTTTTAACTGAACTCAACTTGACTCGAACTTCTATACAAGTCGGTCTATACATTTACATTTATTTAGTTAAAATGAGTCACAATGAGTGCATACCAAGTGTGACTAGAACTCGACTCGAATTTGAGAACTCGGCTCGATTCTAACTCGAACTCAAATTCATGTAAAATTAATAGATGAATTTTTTTTCcgaattttttattattatttataaactGAATTTTAGTTAAGTTTTATAATTATTTAGTTCACGAGAAACTTGGCTTGTTTAACTCAGAAGTAAACTTAACTCTACCCGTCTGTTAAACAAGTGTTTCGACTAAATAAGTATTTCAAAAATTTGAGCTTGCttaatttaaacttaaaaatatCCAATTTCAAACTCTTTTTGACATCATCACTCAAACGGTTGCAAGTATCAGAGTTTGGTTTTGCATTATCGAATATGGTGAAACTTTTTCTTGTTGGTGGGTTAATCGGAGTTAAAATTATCAATCTCAAAAATTATGTTTCATTCAACTTTATTTAATAAACGAGTTAAATTGAACTAGTTTATCGATTCTTTTTTGTTGAGTTTGTGAACTTACCAATTCTTTTAAATATATCGAAATTTGACATCATTTCAcgaaaaattatttaattatgtactTACCTTTAAAAATTTTAACTATAAAAGATTTTAGTCCTACCAATCATGgcaaacaattttaaaaataagctCACGGTAAAGATTTTAAAATGTCCGAAACCCAAAATTCGATCCGATCAGATCCGGAAAAATTCTGATCCGGAAAAAAACTCGGCCCCACAAGCGTTAAACGAGTCATTTTTAATTCTTGAAAATTCGGTCATGCTCGAACCCGAAAAATTCAGATAAAAATTTCAGAGTTAGAAAAACCCAGATTTTAAAAAATCAGAATAAAAGCTTTCGGCCTAGATTAAATTCTAGGCTTTTTAAAAAATCCTGACAAGATCTGATTTTTTCTATATTAAATTCATTCTTAATAACAATTGTTAGAGTTGAaagttaataattatttttataagatatATATGTTTGTACGAGTTTTTCTTGGAAAttgttaaataaaaaaaaaataaaagaatatctTTTTTTTCCTGATATTTAGCCTATTTCTTTCTACTCTTCGAAATATAATTTGTAGTGTCCAAAATACAATCTCTTacaatttaaaatatttattattttccGATATGTAAGCCACTAACATATATCAATAAAGTAGTGGATGAAAGTTTAAAAAGTGAGTAAAGCAGGgagaccgattaatattatatgtataaagtcGCTATAGTGAGAGAAGTAGTGTATGTGGTTACCTTTCATactataaattttttattatttttgaatttttttgaaatataaaCAATTGTAAATGACATCCAACAAAAGAATGTTTAAACAAATGAgagggatatatatatatatatatatatatatatatatatatatatataatggaaGAAATATGTTTCAGGTCACGCGTGGGCTCATATTTTGAGAAAACTGGCCTATACAGGTTCAATTTTCAAAAATACTCGTTTCAATAACTTTCGAAAGAAATTAATAGAATTTTTTGTGCATTTCTGTGCAATGAAATATTTAATATCTGTTTAATATTCCTATTCTCATTTTTGAATAATATTCATATgtattttaaaaaatagaataCAAATATCAATGTCTAGTAATATCTCAATACAAAATTGAACATatatgataatatatatatatatgtataaaatttaaaatcatgGTATTTAGTTTAAttgtttaaaatatttttgttatgaaaaaattatattaatatgTTTTAATTGTTTTTCTATTTCAAGGactatttatataaatttaaattttaagaTAAAAAATTTATACTTCAAAAAATACGTTGAAGTGAATTTTTCGGAAGAGGAGTGCAtaagtaaattaattatttaatttaatttcaaaaaatttgaaatactAATATCTGCTCTTTATTCAAAAAATATAAgtaaatttaataataaatataaatatttatttagaaAACGAATTATAATATTATCTAAAAATATTAATGATATCTAGATTCGGATTCCAATATTTTCTTTTATGTTAGGTTAAGAAAGAATTTTTTGATCTAACACAACAATGTAAGCTTCAAAagggttaattattttaaattttgatataTATTCCAAAATATGGTTTGAATAACACAATCTAtatgaaataatttttttcataacTTTTAGTATCTTAAAAACTAAATATAACTTCCAGTATCTTATAGATCAAATAGAAGTAATATTCAAAAGACCACTCAGTTTATAGCAAAATGCTTCCGTAAAACATTAAAACAATTGTCTGAATCACAACTAAGAAATAAAAAGAATAACTAACAATCCTATTCATATCCTAACATGTAACTCCTATTCTGtcatctgtgtttatatatttcTATGCGGGCACTTGCATGAAGCCAGCCACACCAAAACCACGATTCAATCGAAACTGTTGGGACTTGAGTAATGCATCAGAGGTCCATATTAAATGACTTGATCTCTTGAAATGATCAATCAAGCCTTCTCCTTTTCGGATCTTGATTAGCAGCGTTTGATGAACTAGGATCTGAAACAACTGTTCTCCCGTAGATTCTATAGCTCAAGAATGCTGCATCCAACACCCCAACAGGACTCCCGGACCCTGCTCGAGCTGCTACTGATACAGTACCATCAGGTAGATCAGTACTCGCTGCTATCTCTGTCAAATCTTCAATCATTTGAACACACTTCAGCAGCCTATCCTGCAAAGTCCAACAAATCATATGTTTAAGAAAAATACAAGAAGGTTTGTCCTGTCTTTTATTACAGTGGACACCGCAATTGTTTACCTTCTCAAAATGCATGACACCAGATATTGCCTTGTCAATCTCTGATTCCTGTGTTTCTCTCGTAACACAGATTGCAACAGCAGCTGAGATTTCCAAGGGCCTAAATTCTAGGAAATCAACACCTGCATTTTATTCCACCAAAATCTGTATCAAACACTTGGAACATCATAGTACCAAAATCAGTTAAGAaactttattttaatattttaactgTGAGACCTTTCATTGTGTTCACTATGAACTGGCATGATTTATAGATCAATGATCCATACATCAGAGACTCTGATGGAATCATATCTTCACTTTTGAGCTTTCTAATGAAGAAATCTATATACGAAAACGGAGTACAAGCATACATCCTCCATTTCAAGCTGGCCAACACATTAAGCTCCATCGATTTTAATGACTGATATTCAAAAATAAAGCTAGGATCTGCCACCTGAATTAAAAAAAATGACATCTTCTTATAACTATCAAAGATTCGGACCAAGCTTTGATCATTAAATTAAAGCAGAGTATGTCACACAGGCCACAGCTAGCATAAACATCACATGCACACACGATACAGGCATGTCATAATCTTTAGAAGAATTTCGCTTGCCTGCAAATCAACAGTAGATGGCACTCCAACATCTTCCAATTTTGCTGCTAACAATAAGCAGGCCACAGCTACCAATTGAACACTCCAAAATTTTTCAACCTATGCAATGCATATAAAGAAGAGACAATTAGCAATTTAGCATGTTAATACACACAGAAAAACTAAATTACGCTAAAAGCATTGACTTTAATTAATTTCATAGACTTACTAGATGTTCATAAACAGAAAGATAGCGATTCAAGTAATTAATCGCTAAGCAAATAGTCGGCGCTCCAGAACAAAAATGCCCATGAGCCTATtaataaaaaacacaaaaacccgaATCAGAAATTCCACATTGGCATCACTTCTAATTAGGCATCATTCACAAGGGCATAAGCAAAAATGCAATAAAGATTATAAATTCATGTAATGCATTTATCAAACAACAATGGTGACTAAAGGGGTATAAAATCCACCACTTTTTTCTCTCAACacaaaaaatttaacaaaaatcgAAGAATGTccttactcaatttaaaaaaaCAACAAAACTCAAGAAAGACACAAAGACAACCTTATACATCCAATCAACAGCTTCTTCTAATATCACATAATTCAAGTTCCTCATTAGCCAATCTTTCTAATAATCACTAGCTGGGAGAAAATCTTTTTCTTTGTCAAACAAAGAACACACAACTTGATCACTCTGCATTGGAATAAGACCAATTAACGGCTCTGATCCATTGTCCACGAGATTATTAGAATCTATAAGATGGTTAAGATCATCAATGGCCTCAAGGTCATCAAAATGCAGACTATCAGTACAAAGCAGGTTTTCAAGACTAAAAGGGTCTGAGGCTGCCATTAAAACAAACAACAAAGGAGatttttaaaacaattaaaataaAGAATGAATGATTAAAGAGCTGATGATACAGAAAGAAATTAAATGAGCTCCTAGAGATAGAGAAGTGAGCTGGGGTATATATAGGTATTGTGGTAGGGTGAGGGTCCAAGTGAGACCTGTGTACTAGTGCATTTTGATAAAAAACGGCTGAAAAGAAAAATATCTGTGATACTATTTTTTTTTGTTATAAATATATGAGATATTACTTTAATCCTATAAATATATTCTTTTGATACATATattttaattttctaaaaaagattgaatatgttttattttttgaagaaaaataaaACAACATATATTTAATCTTTTTTATTAAAAAGGAAGAAAAATTAAGTCAAGTTTACTTTATACCAATAATAATAACATATACTGATGATTGTGTATAATTTTTTCCTAAAGAATATTTCGGTTAATTTTTCATAGTTTAATCAGTAAAAAGATTTTCGAAAAAAGGTATATAACTTTGACTTTCACTACGAGCAAATTCAACGATGAATTTAATTACATTTTTCATATAATTATGACAAACACTTTTTAGATCGAACCTACTTTTTGTCATTTACTTAACAATTAATGAAAAAACAACGTATCTCGTAttcatatttttttttgaaatattcatatttGCTTTTTGaagttaatatttttttttttaatttttgatctCTCACCTTTAAGATTTTGGCCCATGCGGATCTAGGGTATAAATATCGATAATTCAACACTCttgtaaaataaaattaaaccaATTATTCGTTAGTTTGAAATTTTCGCGtgcaaaatattaaataatttaccTAATATCGCATTCCAACAATAAATGTAATTTTAAATACTAAATAGTAATTCGTGCTAAAAATGTAAAGAATTCAAAAGATATGTTTAATTCaaactgagaaaaagtgtgaCCGAGAAAAAATTCGGCTCAACTTGTAGTAACATAGACACGAcgtatttattaataaaatcctAATCACATAAATGAAACCATAAAAGCTCGAATTTAACCTTGATTTAAAAAAATCAGAATCTTAGTCAGCGATGTCCATCTACTTcaaattttatttgtttttcttaaaaaaatacTTTCAAAACTCGGAAAATCATAAGTTATGAATAAAGTCTGTAAAATTTGAATAAAGTCTTATATAGAACTTAAAAgttttaatatattataaaaaattagaaatatgttttttattttttacaatagttttaaaaaattaattttataattgtGAAGAAAGTATGCCAAGACTGTTATAAACATTActctttaattttaaatttaaacaATATTTTAAAAAACTGATCAAAATATGTCATACATCTATTAGTGGTGGTAATTTTCCAACAAAATAGTTAAATTAACAAAATCACTTATTATTGTTAGAAAAGGTTATTGAGTCACAATGGTAGACCAAATATTAAACAGATTATACTAACTTAACATTTATACGAGAAAGAAAAATAATGCCAAAGTCGGagattataaattaataaaaagataaaatattttttaactgTTCAAAAATCAATATGTTCGAGATCTCGACCTTATATCTTAAGAAGTATAAAGCTAAAACTCTTATTCATGTGGTCAATATCATAAACATTCTTCATCGAATGATAAAAGTAATAATAACGAAAGAATCGATGATAACAAATAAAAATTAGGATTATTTATGAATAAAAGTCGTGGCGTGAAATTAATCACTGCGCTAAAGTTGAATTTGCCCCACTATGTACACACGAACTCATGACAATCAACCTACAGCGTTACACGACATCCGCCCATTGGTGTAGTACAGGGAGACAGATAGACAACACCTTTTGATCATTACCCAAAGTATGTGTATATAGTATGAGAATACAATTTTTGGTTGTCTATCAAAAAGAGAGGTATCGATCTCCTTTTATAGGAATGCAAATTTATAACTCCAAGAGATAGTAAGAAGGTCATAGGTCACAAATAATGATGAGGGGAGATGAAATCTAGAAGGTCCTTAAAGAGAAATGTCTAAAAAACAAAAGGTCATACAAGTGAAAGTCTTAAATAAAAAGACTCACATTTAAAAAGATTAGTTTTCTTTCGAAGCAAACAAATATTGAAATAAATGATAATAAAATTCTAACAATCCCTCACATGATGCAAAAAAAATGTAGCTTGTGTAATAGGAGAAGTTTATGGACAAAGGAAATCAGTTTTGTAAGTATTAATCTTGGGACTTGAATTGATCCCCGTGCAAACATATATGTCATACAAACCATATTAGGTGAAAAATAAAAATTCTTGAACCTTTCTTGGCAGTAAGTGAAGAATATATAGCGCCACTTAAAACCTTTCTATCATATCAAAGGTGTCTTTCATGACATTAACCATGATAATGCCTTTAAAAATTTGTGTTATAAAGATGCCATACATTTTATGTGGATATTTATGAATGCTCCAGAGTCCTTAGCCTACACGATATCATAGGGAGGTGGCGTAGCTCACATATTCATATAGGTAGTTCATCAGTTTGTATTGTCTTAAACCACCTATTACAAGGCTATGAACTTATTAAGGCATTAACTCAACCTAACACATATGACAACAAAAAAAATACTACACTTTTTCATTAAATTGGAATGGTGGTAGTAAAAACATGAGTTCTTTATGATTTAGTTTGAACCATTGAAATTCTAAGAGGGGTATCCATCACAAATTCACTCTATATAGGCTTTAAAACCATTCCAATTGTGCTAACTTTAGCACCATCCAAAGTCATAATGAGCACTTTTGTGATTTAACACAATTTACTCCACGATAGGGTTAAAGTGTTTTATGGCAACTCTGGCAACAATATTGATAAAGACCTTTGTAAAGAGGATCTGCAATATTCCCCTTTAACTTACATACTCGAGTGNNNNNNNNNNNNNNNNNNNNNNNNNNNNNNNNNNNNNNNNNNNNNNNNNNNNNNNNNNNNNNNNNNNNNNNNNNNNNNNNNNNNNNNNNNNNNNNNNNNNatcccactataaacatccatggtgaaccaatcatcccaaaagaggaacctattgattgggacaccatcaatttgcctacctttttaaccactcttccactaccaaagaaacagaaaagaaaatccaaatctacacctcccctaaactctaagaaattcactcaaaaacataaacctaaccctaagccacccatttctaaagatgattatgttcatatctgtgacataaaaaaaatttcagacattgaactctatctggatgagctggaggatgtaaggggaattgctgcttacagacagctaccagagagattggtgttcagatacaaaggagctggggaaagaacatggcctctctacatgattctgaatgaaggctactctaccttgatcagagtcttttcagccatacaaaaggattatggctttaccaggactgccaagactgaaattctcaacaagattgccaacataaggaaaacttggagggagcccaatgctttgcccagaaccttactcattcaagaaaggggaactacaattcacaaatcacctcattggttgatggaattcagagatgataaaggagtcagaagatttttcagacttgaagaccaactcaagatttccagcaatgaaactctcaaagaaatgcaatctaagttggatatcagtgatgaagatgaagctgaattcttcagacaactccaactccaaattgaggaaaatgacaaagggctaggaaagaaaaccagggatcaaagaagaaaaagatgatttgctcaggctagtggagcacccttggaaacactgtaaatcttcaattaccttctagtacatacacttttgcagcacttttaaatttctacttagtttcagttcatatatttgttaagtgttttgttatcatcaagttaaccttgaatttatgtctacaattcttatagacataaatagggggagattgttaggaatatatatgcattagtttgatgatatgtttaacaaaatacttaagtagaaatctagtgtttgtagcctcaacggataagaccactttggctatccattgatggtgtagctttacttagaaataagtctagtgttgtagcacatttcagtctctgaatttgagatataattcttaaatgttgagggaaattataagtcatgttgacttctaaaggatatgcagataggaaggccaattgtaaatatttcatgccttgtaatcttgtataaatgaaatggtgtcaacggataacttaaagaccttcaacggatgagaaacaaagcttcaacggatgtctctaaagcttcaacggataacatccttcaacggatgagtgcatcaacggatagagcttcaactgctaacacatcaacggataaagccatcaacggataaaggCTTCAACgaatgttctgttaaatagcagttgacaagtggtagttgtacctacaaacagaggcacatgggttgacagagacaactgagatgtggtagcctatttcaggaacatcagaaaaagcagccgttctactctagtataaagaggcaatagtcaacaatgcactggagtaaaatggagaagaaacaagtggagaacttattttattattgtactttttatctttgtcttcacttgtaaacttggtgttatataaaccaagtagcagctagtaattagaatagaattttccagagctatttagaaaaatcttgagaaaaattatctagtttgtactaggatgcagctgtgatcaacttcttgaatcacagattttctgaaataccatctctggtggaacaacaaatccaccagaaaagtttttaaggtctgttgtgttctgtacttttgtgcttgaatatatatctgtctgtattagcttaaagcaattcacacacttgtttatcttaaacacacagcctttgaaactgctcaaaacttgaaaaagtttggagatttacattcaaccccccttctgtaaatctcattgttagtttaCTAGGAATAACAGTTGTGAAGCCCTCAATCTGTTCTATCTGATTTTAGCATCAAAATCAATTGAGGTTTGGTAatttttaaattcgtaattttagggtttatacccgaatttGGGGTTTTTATTTCTGTTAAACCTGGGTTGGATTGAATGATTTCAGTAGATTACTCGTGACCTGAGCTTTGTTTTGAGATATATTTCATTAAATTTGGTGTTGGTTTGCGTAAAATCGGTGTTCGCCGGATTGTCTACCGGCGTTGGCTTATAGTTCGTCGGAATCGACGAATTCAGAAGCGGTTGTTATGATTGTGGGTTCGTCGGTGTTTCTGGCATGACTGGGAATGGATTGCAATCGAAAACCAATCAAAAGCAAGCCGTTTTGGCTACCTATCGGGCTCGCCGGAA
It contains:
- the LOC141719967 gene encoding cyclin-D2-1-like codes for the protein MAASDPFSLENLLCTDSLHFDDLEAIDDLNHLIDSNNLVDNGSEPLIGLIPMQSDQAHGHFCSGAPTICLAINYLNRYLSVYEHLVEKFWSVQLVAVACLLLAAKLEDVGVPSTVDLQVADPSFIFEYQSLKSMELNVLASLKWRMYACTPFSYIDFFIRKLKSEDMIPSESLMYGSLIYKSCQFIVNTMKGVDFLEFRPLEISAAVAICVTRETQESEIDKAISGVMHFEKDRLLKCVQMIEDLTEIAASTDLPDGTVSVAARAGSGSPVGVLDAAFLSYRIYGRTVVSDPSSSNAANQDPKRRRLD